In Eucalyptus grandis isolate ANBG69807.140 chromosome 4, ASM1654582v1, whole genome shotgun sequence, the following proteins share a genomic window:
- the LOC120292459 gene encoding LOW QUALITY PROTEIN: ABC transporter C family member 2-like (The sequence of the model RefSeq protein was modified relative to this genomic sequence to represent the inferred CDS: inserted 2 bases in 2 codons), whose product MKRAIILLDVCLLVLEPAKTIIYPIQLNYENPGSRGRDLTEIGERGVNISGGQKQRXSMARAVYSNSDIYIFDDPLSALDAHVGRQVFNSCIKEELRGKTRVLVTNQLHFLPQVDRILVVHEGMVKEEGTFEELSKSGILFQKLMENAGKXEDQTEEAEEEEKKNVEEKTSKRATDSIVDESSKDQGRGKKGKGGKSVLIKQEERETGIVSWKVLMRYKGALGGLWVVAVLFICYISTEVLRISSSKWLSFWTDQSTSEDYRPGFYILIYALLSFGQVTVTLTNSYWLIISSLSAAKRLHDYMLQSILRAPMIFFHTNPMGRIINRFAKDLGDIDRNVAQFVNMFMGQFWQLLSTFVLIGIVSTISLWAIMPLLILFYAAYLYYQTTSREVKRLDSITRSPVYAQFGEAMNGLSTIRAYKAYDRLAAINAKAMDNNIRFTLANFSSNRWLNIRLETLGGIMIWLTATFAVMQTGKAENRAAFASTMGLLLSYTLNITSLLSGVLRQASKAENSLNAVERVGVYIELPSEAPAIVESNRPPPGWPSLGSIKFEDVVLRYRPELPPVLHGLSFSVAPREKLGVVGRTGAGKSSMINTLFRIVELEKGRILIDGCNTSKIGLEDLRKVLSIIPQSPVLFSGTVRFNLDPFNEHNDADLWEALERAHLKDVIRRNSCGLDAEVSEGGENFSVGQRQLLCLARALLRRSKILVLDEATAAVDVRTDALIQKTIREEFNYCTMVIIAHRLNTIIDTDRILVLDAGQVVEHDTPENLLSNEASAFSKMVQSTGSANAQYLHGLVLQKKESRLQMETKHLDSERRRSASSCWAAAANVALTVSLNSNNALQILNIEDNDNSSDNILKRTKDAVITLQDVFEGKHNEDIENALYHYQVPADGWWSALYKIVEGLGLMSRLADGRYERLEHEFGDNVDWDAGRML is encoded by the exons ATGAAGCGGGCGATAATTCTTCTTGATGTTTGCTTATTAGTTTTAGAGCCAGCAAAAACGATAATTTACCCTATCCAATTGAACTATGAGAATCCAGGATCAAGG GGTCGTGATCTTACAGAGATTGGTGAAAGAGGGGTGAATATAAGCGGAGGGCAAAAGCAGA TTTCTATGGCCAGGGCTGTTTACTCGAATTCAGATATTTACATATTTGATGACCCTTTAAGTGCCCTGGATGCTCATGTTGGTCGACAG GTGTTCAATAGCTGTATCAAGGAAGAGCTGCGAGGGAAGACCCGGGTCCTTGTCACGAACCAGCTacattttcttcctcaagtGGATCGAATCCTTGTGGTTCATGAAGGAATGGTCAAGGAGGAGGGGACTTTTGAGGAGCTCTCTAAAAGCGggattttgttccagaaactTATGGAGAATGCAGGAA TGGAGGACCAAACAGAagaggccgaggaggaggagaagaaaaatgtaGAGGAGAAAACATCTAAAAGAGCAACTGACAGCATTGTTGATGAATCGTCAAAAGATCAAGGCCGCGGGAAGAAAGGTAAAGGAGGGAAGTCGGTACTTATTAAGCAAGAGGAACGGGAAACAGGCATTGTGAGTTGGAAAGTCCTGATGAG GTACAAAGGGGCACTGGGAGGCCTGTGGGTGGTGGCAGTACTCTTTATATGCTATATTTCAACTGAAGTTCTTCGTATTTCAAGTAGCAAGTGGTTGAGTTTCTGGACAGATCAAAGCACTTCAGAGGACTACAGACCAGGATTCTACATATTGATCTACGCACTTTTGTCCTTTGGTCAG GTGACCGTGACACTGACTAATTCTTATTGGTTGATTATTTCGAGCCTCAGTGCGGCAAAAAGATTGCATGATTATATGCTCCAGTCTATATTAAGGGCTCCCATGATTTTCTTTCACACCAACCCAATGGGAagaataatcaacaggtttgCCAAGGATCTAGGCGACATAGATCGCAATGTTGCCCAATTTGTAAATATGTTCATGGGCCAATTCTGGCAGCTACTTTCGACTTTTGTGCTCATAGGAATTGTGAGCACAATCTCTCTTTGGGCCATAATGCCGCTCTTGATCTTGTTTTATGCAGCCTATCTGTATTACCAG ACTACATCTCGTGAAGTGAAACGCTTGGATTCAATTACCAGATCTCCAGTTTATGCGCAATTCGGAGAAGCAATGAATGGCTTGTCAACAATACGTGCATATAAAGCATATGATAGGTTGGCCGCCATTAACGCCAAGGCCATGGACAATAATATCAGATTCACCCTTGCCAATTTCAGTTCCAACCGTTGGCTCAACATAAGGTTGGAGACTTTAGGAGGCATAATGATCTGGTTGACAGCAACATTTGCAGTAATGCAGACCGGAAAAGCAGAAAACAGAGCAGCCTTTGCTTCAACTATGGGTCTCCTCCTCAGCTACACTTTGAATATAACGAGCCTTTTGAGTGGTGTTCTGAGACAAGCAAGCAAAGCTGAGAATAGTCTAAATGCTGTAGAGCGTGTGGGTGTGTACATAGAATTGCCTTCCGAGGCTCCGGCTATAGTAGAGAGCAACCGGCCCCCTCCTGGCTGGCCTTCATTGGGATCAATTAAATTTGAAGATGTGGTTCTTCGTTACAGACCTGAACTTCCTCCGGTCTTGCATGGATTGTCCTTTTCAGTAGCACCCCGTGAGAAACTCGGAGTAGTTGGAAGAACCGGTGCAGGAAAATCTAGCATGATAAATACTTTGTTCCGAATTGTCGAGCTCGAAAAAGGAAGGATCTTGATAGATGGGTGCAACACTTCTAAGATAGGACTCGAAGATTTGCGTAAAGTCCTTAGCATCATACCTCAATCACCAGTTCTTTTCTCGG GAACTGTGAGATTTAATCTCGACCCTTTCAATGAACATAACGACGCTGACCTCTGGGAGGCTCTGGAGAGAGCACATTTGAAGGATGTCATCAGGAGGAACTCTTGCGGCCTGGATGCTGAG GTTTCTGAGGGCGGAGAGAACTTCAGTGTTGGACAGAGGCAACTGCTGTGTCTTGCTCGAGCATTACTAAGAAGATCTAAGATTCTTGTTCTTGATGAAGCAACTGCAGCCGTTGATGTTAGAACTGATGCTCTCATCCAGAAAACCATTCGTGAAGAATTCAACTACTGCACTATGGTCATCATCGCTCACAGACTTAACACTATCATTGACACCGACCGAATTCTTGTGCTTGATGCTGGCCAA GTAGTGGAACACGATACTCCAGAGAATCTGCTGTCAAATGAAGCAAGTGCATTCTCTAAGATGGTTCAAAGCACGGGTTCTGCTAATGCGCAGTATCTACATGGCTTAgtcctccaaaagaaagagagtagGTTACAGATGGAAACAAAACATCTAGACAGCGAGAGACGACGATCGGCCTCTTCCTGCTGGGCTGCTGCTGCCAATGTTGCTCTAACGGTCAGCCTCAATTCCAACAACGCCCTACAGATTTTGAATATTGAGGACAATGACAACAGCAGCGACAACATCCTTAAGAGAACAAAAGATGCAGTTATAACCCTTCAGGACGTCTTCGAAGGGAAGCACAACGAAGATATAGAAAATGCTTTGTACCATTATCAAGTTCCTGCTGATGGCTGGTGGTCTGCTCTCTACAAGATAGTTGAAG GTCTAGGTTTGATGAGCAGACTGGCTGACGGTAGATATGAACGACTAGAGCACGAGTTTGGAGATAACGTGGATTGGGATGCTGGGAGAATGTTGTAA